The sequence AAGTGATTGATGGAAACAATCACTTTGAGACAGTTTGAACGACAAGAACTGAGGCGTTGGGTAAGAGGACAAAGCCGAGACGCGGCGCAAGCGCGCCGAGCTCGCTTGATACTTTTGATCGCCGATGGGGAACGCTACGGGGTGATTCGCGAGAAGCTCAGTTGCGATACCAATTTTATTGCTCGTTGGAAAAAGCGCTTTGTGGGCGAGAGATTGGCCGGTTTGTATTCGCACCATACCGGCCGACTCGCCAGCCCCCAGAGTGAGCGCAAAGAGGCTCGGATTCTTAAATGGACGTTGCAGAAAAAACCCTCGGACGGGTCCACTCACTGGAGCGGTCGTAAGCTGGCGTTGGAACTGGGCGATGTCTCGCATATGACCATTGCCCGAGTGTGGTCCAAACACGGCATCGGGCCCCATCGTGTTGAGGGTTACATGAGCAGTAACGATGGTGCTTTCGAGACCAAGGCTGCCGATGTGATCGGGCTTTACTTGCATCCGCCCCAACACGCAGCAGTATTCTCGGTCGATGAAAAAACCGCCATCCAAGCTTTGGATCGCAAAGACCCTGTCCTGCCGCTGACTGCAGGACGAGCCGAGCGCCATGGGTTTGAGTACTTTCGCCACGGAACGTTGTCGCTTTACGCTGCCTTTAACACCCAGAGCGGTGAGATCTTGGGAAAGACCGCACAGCGTCATACCCGTGCGGAGTTCGTCGCCTTTCTCACCGACATTGTTGCCAGTCAGCCCGCTAACAAAGAGATTCATGTCATCTTGGACAATCTTTCGGCACATAAGACGGACCGAGTTAAAAGTTTCCTTGCCGATCATCCTCAGGTGCACATGCATTTTACGCCGACCTATTCCTCATGGCTGAACCAGGTCGAACTATGGTTTGCCAAAATCGAGCGCGACGTGATCGCTCGCGGGGTGTTCACCTCCGTGACAGATCTAAAGAAAAAAATCATGCGCTACATCCGCCAATACAACAAAAATCCAAGAACCGTAAAATGGAAATATTTCAATCCCAAACATCGCATCAAACGCGAATCAA is a genomic window of Candidatus Saccharimonadales bacterium containing:
- a CDS encoding IS630 family transposase, which gives rise to METITLRQFERQELRRWVRGQSRDAAQARRARLILLIADGERYGVIREKLSCDTNFIARWKKRFVGERLAGLYSHHTGRLASPQSERKEARILKWTLQKKPSDGSTHWSGRKLALELGDVSHMTIARVWSKHGIGPHRVEGYMSSNDGAFETKAADVIGLYLHPPQHAAVFSVDEKTAIQALDRKDPVLPLTAGRAERHGFEYFRHGTLSLYAAFNTQSGEILGKTAQRHTRAEFVAFLTDIVASQPANKEIHVILDNLSAHKTDRVKSFLADHPQVHMHFTPTYSSWLNQVELWFAKIERDVIARGVFTSVTDLKKKIMRYIRQYNKNPRTVKWKYFNPKHRIKRES